One genomic region from Zalophus californianus isolate mZalCal1 chromosome 12, mZalCal1.pri.v2, whole genome shotgun sequence encodes:
- the RNF133 gene encoding E3 ubiquitin-protein ligase RNF133 translates to MSLLRIGTHRNNTASSWLMKFSFLWLLSQNCCRASAVWTAYMNISFHVRNRMLSELGETGVFGRSSTLKRVAGVIVPPEGKTQNACNPNTSFRRSKNSETWLALVERGGCTFTQKIKVAVEKGASGVIIYNFPGTGNQIFPMSHQAFEDIVVVMIGNLKGMEILHLIQKGVHVTVIVEVGRKHIIWMNHYFVSFVIVTTATLAYFIFYHIWRLRIARIQNRRWQRLTTDLKKAFGQLQLRVLKEGDEEISPNGDSCVVCFELYKPNDTVRILTCKHFFHKNCIDPWILAHGTCPMCKCDILKALGIQVDVEDGIESLQVLMSNELSGNPPSEEGTNNELPPAGGSDKVTPVAEEEEPSAQNDSQPRAVAGDVHPSP, encoded by the coding sequence ATGAGTCTACTCAGGATTGGCACTCACAGAAACAACACTGCATCTTCCTGGCTTATgaaatttagttttctttggcTTCTTAGTCAGAACTGTTGCAGAGCTAGTGCTGTTTGGACTGCTTACATGAACATATCCTTTCACGTTAGGAATCGCATGTTGTCAGAGTTGGGGGAAACTGGAGTGTTTGGAAGAAGTTCCACTTTGAAGAGAGTGGCAGGAGTTATCGTGCCACCAGAGGGGAAAACTCAAAATGCGTGTAATCCCAATACCAGTTTCAGAAGATCAAAGAACTCCGAGACCTGGCTCGCCCTTGTTGAACGGGGAGGTTGTACCTTCACGCAGAAAATTAAGGTAGCTGTTGAGAAGGGAGCCAGTGGAGTGATCATCTACAACTTTCCAGGAACTGGTAATCAGATTTTTCCCATGTCTCATCAGGCCTTTGAAGACATCGTTGTGGTGATGATCGGTAACCTAAAGGGCATGGAGATTTTGCACTTAATTCAGAAGGGAGTTCATGTCACAGTCATAGTTGAGGTGGGGAGAAAACACATCATCTGGATGAATCActattttgtgtcttttgtgATTGTCACAACTGCTACTTTAGCATATTTCATCTTTTATCATATTTGGAGACTTCGGATAGCCAGGATTCAGAACCGGAGATGGCAGCGGTTAACGACCGATCTCAAGAAAGCCTTTGGCCAGCTTCAGCTTCGGGTGCTGAAGGAGGGGGACGAGGAAATCAGTCCGAATGGAGATAGCTGCGTAGTTTGCTTTGAACTCTATAAGCCTAATGATACAGTGCGTATTCTCACTTGTAAACACTTTTTCCACAAGAATTGCATCGACCCCTGGATTCTGGCCCATGGGACCTGTCCTATGTGCAAATGTGACATTCTTAAAGCTTTGGGCATTCAGGTGGATGTTGAAGATGGAATAGAATCTTTGCAAGTTCTCATGTCGAATGAATTGTCTGGTAACCCCCCTAGTGAAGAGGGGACAAACAACGAACTTCCTCCTGCAGGAGGGTCAGACAAAGTGACCCCTGTGGCGGAGGAGGAGGAACCCTCTGCTCAGAACGACAGCCAGCCTCGTGCAGTAGCGGGAGATGTTCATCCTTCACCTTGA
- the RNF148 gene encoding RING finger protein 148, translating into MSLLQITPSTHSSVSSRLLRLSIFLLLSLPDSKGKAIWTAHLNITFQVGNRIISELGESGVFGNHSPLERVSGALVLPEGWNQNACNPMTNFSRPEQADSWLALIERGGCTFTHKINVAAEKGANGVIIYNYPGTGNKVFPMSHQGTENIVAVMIGHLKGMELLHLIQKGVYVTIIIEVGRMHMPWLSHYVMSLFTFLAATVAYLFLYCAWRPRVPNSSTRRRRQIKADVKKAIGQLQLRVLKEGDKELDPNEDSCVVCFDIYKPQDVVRILTCKHFFHKACIDPWLLAHRTCPMCKCDILKT; encoded by the coding sequence ATGAGCCTACTTCAAATTACTCCTTCAACTCATAGTTCTGTTTCATCGCGACTGTTAAGGCTTAGCATCTTTCTACTACTTAGCCTTCCTGACTCTAAAGGAAAAGCCATTTGGACAGCCCACCTGAATATAACCTTTCAGGTGGGAAATCGGATTATATCAGAATTAGGAGAGAGTGGAGTGTTTGGAAATCATTCTCCTTTGGAAAGGGTGTCTGGTGCCTTGGTACTTCCTGAAGGATGGAATCAGAACGCTTGTAATCCTATGACCAACTTCAGCAGACCTGAACAGGCAGACTCTTGGTTGGCCCTCATTGAACGGGGAGGCTGTACTTTTACACACAAAATCAATGTGGCAGCAGAGAAGGGAGCAAATGGGGTGATCATCTATAACTATCCAGGTACTGGCAACAAAGTGTTTCCCATGTCTCACCAGGGAACAGAAAATATAGTCGCGGTGATGATAGGCCACTTGAAAGGCATGGAACTTTTGCACTTGATTCAGAAGGGAGTTTATGTGACGATCATCATTGAAGTGGGGAGAATGCACATGCCATGGCTGAGCCATTATGTCATGTCTCTGTTCACCTTCCTGGCTGCCACAGTTGCCTACCTTTTCTTGTACTGTGCATGGAGACCTCGAGTGCCCAATTCTTCCACCAGGAGGCGAAGACAGATAAAAGCAGATGTGAAGAAAGCTATTGGTCAGCTTCAACTGCGAGTGCTCAAGGAAGGGGATAAGGAACTAGATCCAAATGAAGACAGTTGTGTTGTTTGCTTTGACATATACAAACCCCAAGACGTAGTACGTATTTTAActtgcaaacattttttccatAAGGCATGCATTGACCCCTGGCTTTTAGCCCATAGGACATGCCCCATGTGCAAGTGTGACATTCTGAAAACTTAA